In the genome of Raphanus sativus cultivar WK10039 chromosome 9, ASM80110v3, whole genome shotgun sequence, the window GCTAATACACATCTATAAGGCTGTTACTGCGTTCTAGTAATTTAACTTAGTTTCTTCCTTttccttctttttattttcgATGACTACTTTTATTCAGTAGCAGTAATAGTAGCACTCAACTCAATTAATTCAATGCTTTGGTGGGGATGAGTTTCTTTCTAGTATTGAATCTGGATTCAACCTGACTTCCTTCTTTTGTAAGAACTGAGAGTTTATTCTTTTGATTCTTGGGAAGATGTTGTGTAATTAATGCTGAATAAGCTCTTAGTGTGAACGACAAGATTACCTGCAACTGGGTGGGCCCTACTACATGTTGAAAATTTTTAGATGTTTGTTGTGTTGTGTGGCCTAAAGATGGAGAATTATAGGGCTGACAGCTACTCATATTATTGTATTGAACGTTGGTTGTCTGTTAttatatgcttttttttttctttctgttacCTGTTTGTACTGGTTCTGACTGTTAACGATGTTCAATCAAAtcttcatttttctttgttgttctGTTGTGTTTGCTGCATGTCTTGACggctactttttttttcttctttcaggAAAATGTGAAAACTAAGCATCCTCAGTTGCTGTATGAATCAAAATTGTATAAAGTATTACAAGGAGGAAGTAAGGACCTAGTTTTGTACTtgtttatatttcagtttgtgatTTCTGATTTCTTATCCAGAGACGTTACTTTCCTTTCCTTAATTCTAGCCGGCGTCCCTAACCTTAAATGGTATGGTACTGAAGGGGACTATAACGTCCTTGTGATAGACTTGTTGGGGCCTAGCCTTGAAGATCTATTCAACTTCTGTAGTAGGAAACTCTCACTTAAGACTGTACTAATGCTTGCAGATCAAATGGTAGGGTACCTTGTATAGCCTGAAAACAGTTTTCCTATACTGAATAGGGATATTGCCAAAATACTTACGATATTCTTTCCCCTTTTGTCAGATCAATCGCATTGAATTTGTTCACCAGAAGTCATTTCTACACCGGGACATCAAGCCTGACAACTTTCTGATGGGTCTCGGGAGGCGCGCAAATCAGGTACCTATGAAAAGGGTTGTTTGTTCGCTCTGTTTACTCTCCTTAATTATCTGCTAAACGAAGTGTTGGCCAAATACAGGTATATGTCATCGATTTTGGTCTGGCAAAGAAGTACAGAGACTCAAATAATCAGCATATTCCGTATAGGTTGGCCACAGCCCTGTGATTTTCAATGTGcttttctttttacttataTGCTCACAGTATTAGACTAGAGATACTGGATTACAAGAATAATGATTTGAGCTAGTGCGAGAGTTTGCTTTAATTTTCTACTAGACTGCGTTCTCTGACATAAGGTTCTTCTATGTTATACATCACTGTGAAAAGGTGGAATCTTCGTCTATGCTTACAACAGGAACTGCAGTCTGgttatttaagttttttctACTGTCTGGATGTACTTTAGCTGTTAGCTGCTACCTAGAAAATGGGGCTAGTACTTTTCCTTGGTTTTGAGTATTATGGCTGGCGGCTGCTTCATTCTTGTTTCAGTGGGCATGAATGTTTATAGACAAGacagaagttttttttttatgtttgtttcatTTGGTAACTGGCATAAGGCGATACTGCCGTTTTAGTATTTTGTATAGCCTCATACTCGGaatatttagtatattttttttcccAGTTTTTGTGAAGCTGCATTAGTATATGAGAGATCATTTGTTGCGATGCTACGAAGTAGAAACACTTACGATGATTGCAGTATATAATGTATCATGTATCAGCTTAGCAACTACAATCTTAATTTTTTGTGTATCGCAGGGAAAACAAAAACTTGACTGGAACTGCTAGATATGCCAGCATGAACACTCACCTTGGCATAGGTAACACCAGTTCATTTAGCTTCCAACTTtcttatcatttaaaaaacGTAGTTCTGAATAGCAATGGTCATTTATATCACAGAACAAAGTCGTCGAGATGATTTGGAGTCACTTGGATTTGTTCTCATGTATTTCTTAAAAGGAAGGTACGAACCGCTCTTACCTTCAATGTTGGCATGTTTCAATTGGTTCTTAAAGGGCTAGTCTTTGGCTTATTCACCCATTTAAATGCAGTCTTCCTTGGCAAGGACTGAAAGCTGGCAATAAGAAGCAAAAGTATGAGAGAATCAGCGAAAAGAAAGTATCGACATCTATTGAGGTATACTTATCACCCAAGACATGTGCTGGTTATACTTTTAGTCCAATACTGagtagatattttttttcttgttttagtcTTTGTGTCGAGGATATCCATCTGAATTCGCTTCTTACTTCCATTATTGCCGTTCCCTGAGATTCGACGACAAGCCAGACTATGCCTACCTGAAACGTCTTTTCCGTGACCTGTTTATTCGCGAAGGTCTGGTCCCATCATCACTTTTGCTAATTCTAGCCTGATGAAACAATGAACCAATCAAGTAACatgttgatttatatattttttcttttacaccACATGTTGATTTATATATGCGTTGTCCTCTGCTCATATTTTAGGCTTCCAGTTTGATTATGTGTTTGATTGGACGATCTTGAAGTATCAGCAATCACAGATTTCTACTCCGCCTCCCCGTCCCCATGTAAGAGTCATGgcttttcttttttcatattTCATCTATCTTTACTTCATTTCTGCTGATGAACATAGCTTTGTTGCAGGGCGCTGGAGTTGGTCCAAGCTCTGGCTTACCCCCTGCTATTGCTAGTGCGGAGAGGCCATCAGGTTGTTCCATCTGTCTTTGATTTTGAGTAGTTTCCCTTCCATGTATGATTGATTAGACATTTAGCTAAGATCCTCTGTTCTACAGGGATATGACTTCTATCCATTTGATATGTTCTTTGGTTCAACTGCAGGTGGCGAGGAAGTTAGACCTTCTGGTTGGTTATTAGGAAACCCTAGAAGAAGTTCTGGACATATTTTTAACTCAGGAGGCTTAGCTAAACAAAAGGCGCCAGTTTCAAGTGATCCTGCAATATCTAAAGATGTAGTGGTGAGTACATAAAGTTTCTCCAGGTTAGAGGTATCCATTTTTAGCTCCTGCTtttgaataaatgaaaataatgttCTGTAAGTCCGTAAGTAGAGCTGTATACACAAGGATTACGTCTGAAATTTTGTTCATTTTCTCCCTAAAAATCTATTAGTATTGTGTTGTCTAATCATGATCCATTGGATTTTTGTTCGTTGTAATAAAATGGTAACTGAGTTGTTTTGCTTGTAACAGTTATCTAGCTCGAGCTTTCTCCGAGCAACTGGATCATCAAGACGTGCTGCTGTCTCCAGTAGTCGCGAGCCTGCAGTTCCTGGAACTGATTCTGAGCCATCAAAACCTCAAAACATTGAAGCTGGATCAAGCTCCAACCCAAAGGTCCATGGTGGTCGAAGCTCACCTATCGTCTCATCCGATAACAACAAGCTATCATCTCCTTCCAGGGGAAATACTTCAGTCGTGAAGAACTATGAGTCCAACCTTAAAGGGATCGAGAGTCTACATTTTTAAGTCGCTGCTGGGGATATCACTGAACCAGTGAATTGATCGTTAAACTCCCCCGGGACAAGTGTATattaaaagacaaaagaaaacctTTCTTTAGGCTCTCTCCCCCATGTATTACGTGCATTTGTGTTTACTGGGAGAGAGACTTTTACTTGTGCTGCTTTGTAAGCACGCTCAAATaacaaaagataaagaaaagaCTCTGAAGAAGTGTGATTCCAGAGAAACACAAACTCAAACAGGGTGAAAATCAAGGAGTCAAAGACTTGAAACACTTTGCCATTGATATTTCCTTTTGCAGTGTATGTTGTGTTTGTCACATTTTGTACTGCAAAGTTAAAATCTTTGGTGTCTTAAAGAGATTTGAAGTGTTTGCACAAAAAGTAACAATGAAAGAaggtttttcttatattttgagGGTAAATGGTCATTCTTGTTGGTAAATAAATAGTGAAAGCAGAAGAAACTATTACTGACGTCGTAAGCAATAATTGTACTGTTTTGCCGACACGAGAGTTTCTTATGTCATACGTCATAAGAGAACCTGAGAGTTGCATGTTGTCATATATCAATCCTTGATGTCTATGATGAAGTTATGCAGTTACCGTGGTCACTACCAATTTATCATAGCTTATGTGATTCAGCCTTAAATCTCTTGTTACAAACAACCATAACATTCAGTTAACATCAAAATCTAGCTGAAAAACGATGAGTTAAGAACTGATATAAAGAAAAAGACAACAGAAACAATGAAGCCACCACTTGCTTTGCCTTGTGTCTCTCGCTCTTATTTAAACATGATTATTGCGTGATTAAGATACATTCCTGAAACCACTCTTGATTAAACCAGATATTGTACGTGATTAATACTCTTTTCCTTTTGCAGAATATCTCTAACAGATCACCACAAACCATAGACAGCATTTGAACAAGTCTCCTTGAACCATTTGAAGCTCTTTTTCACAGACCCCTTCACTTTCCCTTCAACACCATATACATTATAAGCAGccactctcttcttcctctgaaTCTCTGCCTCACACAAACCCTTTAACCCTTTCTTCCCCTTGCTACTGCTTCTCTTTGATTTACTGTTAGGACTGTCTCTCACCGTCGTTGGATTCTTGTATGGACTATAAGTTGATGCACTGTAAGATCTCAGCATCACTGGAGGCAGCTGGTTTGTTGGGCTTGGTGCTGCTTCTCCATTACTAGTTAAGCAATG includes:
- the LOC108828153 gene encoding casein kinase 1-like protein 2 produces the protein MEPRVGNKFRLGRKIGSGSFGEIYLGTNIQTNEEVAIKLENVKTKHPQLLYESKLYKVLQGGTGVPNLKWYGTEGDYNVLVIDLLGPSLEDLFNFCSRKLSLKTVLMLADQMINRIEFVHQKSFLHRDIKPDNFLMGLGRRANQVYVIDFGLAKKYRDSNNQHIPYRENKNLTGTARYASMNTHLGIEQSRRDDLESLGFVLMYFLKGSLPWQGLKAGNKKQKYERISEKKVSTSIESLCRGYPSEFASYFHYCRSLRFDDKPDYAYLKRLFRDLFIREGFQFDYVFDWTILKYQQSQISTPPPRPHGAGVGPSSGLPPAIASAERPSGGEEVRPSGWLLGNPRRSSGHIFNSGGLAKQKAPVSSDPAISKDVVLSSSSFLRATGSSRRAAVSSSREPAVPGTDSEPSKPQNIEAGSSSNPKVHGGRSSPIVSSDNNKLSSPSRGNTSVVKNYESNLKGIESLHF
- the LOC108828154 gene encoding uncharacterized protein LOC108828154 — its product is MLQVYIRDKKQKRKRLVIKAKNYSSSFFPKRRDSYLRRLQMKEMFRSKSCREEIRGRSSMTNKYHCLTSNGEAAPSPTNQLPPVMLRSYSASTYSPYKNPTTVRDSPNSKSKRSSSKGKKGLKGLCEAEIQRKKRVAAYNVYGVEGKVKGSVKKSFKWFKETCSNAVYGLW